The Listeria welshimeri serovar 6b str. SLCC5334 genome has a window encoding:
- a CDS encoding PTS lactose/cellobiose transporter subunit IIA, giving the protein MADNNELTTELDSMAIILHAGNAKSCAFEALKEVKERNTEAFTRKITEAKEEIKLAHRAHAELLRKLSSENRMKEVDLLLVHAEGHLSSTDIAVDMIRELGEIYQWKWSLSNE; this is encoded by the coding sequence GTGGCAGATAACAATGAACTAACGACAGAACTCGATTCCATGGCAATCATCTTACACGCCGGGAATGCAAAAAGTTGCGCTTTTGAGGCGCTGAAAGAAGTGAAAGAGCGAAATACAGAAGCATTCACGCGAAAAATTACTGAAGCAAAAGAAGAAATTAAATTGGCGCACCGAGCGCACGCGGAGCTTTTACGAAAATTATCTTCGGAAAACCGGATGAAAGAGGTGGATTTACTACTTGTTCATGCAGAAGGTCACTTATCTTCTACGGACATTGCTGTAGATATGATTCGGGAACTAGGAGAAATTTATCAATGGAAATGGAGTTTATCTAATGAATAA
- a CDS encoding PTS sugar transporter subunit IIC: MRFNTISEKMDQYISPLANKLSQQRHLKATRDAFMSMLPITLFGSIPIILKAAPVTDDTKNGFLLGWANFAEKYDLILNWISGITLGAMSLYICVGITYYLCKHYHEDFLRPLMFSIAGFFMLVLNPIKMGWDGKEVDISFLDGRGILLSIFVAIVTVEGYHWMRKKNVGRITMPDSVPASLSETFAALVPGIILMTFFSIIFIIFNLLDTTAIQFLYEKMAPSFKAADSLPFTILSIFLVHLFWFFGVHDAALAGILGPIRDGNLSINAAEKMAGQDLTNIFTTPFWTYFVIIGGSGSVLALAFLMMRSKSKQLSTVGKVGFLPSIFGISEPLIFGTPLMLNPIFFFPFIFTSVFNGVITYLCMYFGIVGKTFAVFSWQMPAPIGAFLSTMDWRAIVLVFILIFLNGLMYYPFLKVYEKNLVALEKEAEEENIAAN; the protein is encoded by the coding sequence ATGCGATTTAATACCATTAGCGAAAAAATGGATCAATATATTTCCCCGCTGGCTAACAAACTTAGCCAGCAACGCCATTTGAAAGCAACCAGAGATGCATTTATGTCCATGCTGCCAATTACATTATTTGGTTCCATTCCGATTATTTTGAAAGCGGCTCCAGTAACAGATGATACCAAAAATGGGTTCCTGCTTGGCTGGGCTAACTTCGCTGAAAAATATGATTTAATCCTAAACTGGATTAGCGGAATCACACTTGGCGCCATGTCGTTGTATATTTGCGTCGGTATCACGTATTATTTATGCAAACATTATCACGAAGATTTCTTACGCCCACTCATGTTTTCTATCGCTGGTTTCTTTATGCTCGTACTTAATCCAATCAAAATGGGTTGGGACGGCAAAGAAGTAGACATTAGTTTCCTTGATGGACGCGGAATATTACTTTCGATTTTCGTCGCCATCGTTACCGTAGAAGGTTATCACTGGATGCGCAAGAAAAACGTTGGCAGAATAACCATGCCCGATAGCGTCCCAGCCTCACTATCCGAAACATTCGCAGCTCTCGTTCCTGGTATTATTTTAATGACCTTTTTCTCGATTATCTTTATCATTTTCAACCTCCTAGACACAACTGCCATCCAATTCTTATATGAAAAAATGGCGCCGAGCTTCAAAGCGGCCGATAGCTTACCATTCACGATTCTAAGTATTTTCCTAGTTCACTTATTCTGGTTCTTCGGTGTGCACGATGCCGCACTTGCTGGAATTCTTGGCCCGATTCGTGATGGGAACCTTTCTATCAACGCCGCTGAAAAAATGGCTGGCCAAGATTTGACGAATATTTTCACGACACCATTCTGGACGTATTTCGTTATCATCGGTGGTTCTGGTTCCGTTCTCGCACTTGCCTTTTTAATGATGCGTTCCAAGTCCAAACAACTAAGTACCGTCGGGAAAGTCGGCTTCTTACCTTCCATATTCGGAATTTCTGAGCCGTTAATTTTCGGAACACCACTTATGCTGAATCCGATTTTCTTCTTCCCGTTCATTTTCACATCCGTATTCAATGGTGTCATCACGTATCTTTGTATGTATTTCGGGATTGTCGGAAAAACGTTCGCCGTCTTCTCTTGGCAAATGCCTGCACCAATTGGAGCATTTCTATCCACCATGGACTGGCGAGCCATCGTTCTCGTATTCATTCTGATTTTCTTAAACGGTCTGATGTACTACCCATTCTTGAAAGTTTATGAAAAAAATCTCGTTGCTTTAGAAAAAGAAGCCGAAGAAGAAAACATCGCTGCTAATTAA
- a CDS encoding PTS sugar transporter subunit IIB — protein MKNIMLVCNAGMSTGMLAKKIEAASGNTLNVTAYSESEYTDYLDGVDLVLIGPQIRFLMPQIKQAVSVPVHAISPVKYGIMDGKGVYEDIQKLIGG, from the coding sequence ATGAAAAATATCATGTTAGTTTGTAATGCTGGTATGTCTACAGGAATGCTAGCGAAAAAAATTGAAGCCGCTTCTGGCAACACATTAAACGTCACTGCTTATAGTGAATCTGAGTATACCGATTATTTGGACGGTGTTGACCTCGTTCTTATCGGCCCACAAATCCGTTTCCTTATGCCACAAATAAAACAGGCCGTCAGCGTCCCGGTCCATGCCATTTCACCAGTAAAATACGGTATCATGGACGGCAAAGGGGTTTACGAAGACATTCAGAAATTAATAGGAGGATAA
- a CDS encoding glycoside hydrolase family 1 protein codes for MNNNFLWGGATASYQCEGAWNVDDKAESMWDYYLHEAGLENGDVASDHYHRYEEDIRMMKEGGQNSYRFSLSWPRIIKNRQGDINLKGIEFYQNLLDTCKKYDIEPFVTLYHWDLPQYWEETGGWLDHDVCAAFEHYAKVCYDHFGDKITNWTTFNEPKWFVANGYKIGNYPPGYQDTQKTMIAAYNVMYASALGVKAFKEGGYPGQIGIVHSYTPVNGVDESIETKIAMRYADNYCNNWILDTAALGKFPVDLIAELAKSHDISFMKTAELQTIKQNTVDFIGLNYYSRTLVKPYTGGETQLQFNHSGKKGESKVLIKNWFEQVKDPANETTEWDTEIYPKGLQDGLIEAYERYQLPLYVTENGIGVREDVSVSQVDDAYRIAFMNDHINAIFNAIDAGCDVRGYYAWSPFDLYSWKNGVEKRYGLVAVDFENNQIRKPKASYYWFKEMIESQGKLIKRREF; via the coding sequence ATGAATAATAACTTTTTATGGGGTGGAGCGACGGCCTCTTATCAATGTGAAGGTGCTTGGAATGTGGATGATAAGGCGGAATCCATGTGGGATTATTATTTGCATGAAGCAGGCCTTGAGAATGGTGATGTGGCAAGTGACCACTACCATCGCTACGAGGAAGACATTCGAATGATGAAAGAAGGCGGACAAAATTCTTATCGTTTTTCCTTATCTTGGCCGCGAATTATTAAAAATAGGCAAGGTGACATCAACTTAAAAGGGATTGAATTTTACCAAAACTTGCTAGATACGTGTAAAAAATATGATATTGAGCCTTTTGTGACACTTTATCATTGGGATTTACCGCAATATTGGGAAGAAACTGGTGGTTGGTTGGATCACGACGTTTGTGCCGCATTCGAGCATTATGCCAAAGTTTGTTACGACCATTTTGGCGATAAAATCACGAATTGGACTACTTTTAATGAGCCTAAGTGGTTTGTTGCTAACGGATATAAAATCGGCAACTATCCGCCCGGTTATCAAGATACGCAAAAAACGATGATCGCGGCTTATAATGTGATGTACGCGAGCGCTCTGGGCGTGAAAGCTTTTAAAGAAGGCGGCTATCCTGGGCAAATCGGTATCGTCCACAGCTACACGCCGGTTAATGGTGTCGACGAAAGTATCGAAACGAAAATTGCGATGCGCTACGCTGATAACTATTGCAACAACTGGATTCTTGACACAGCCGCACTTGGCAAATTCCCGGTCGACCTCATTGCTGAACTAGCAAAATCGCACGACATCAGCTTTATGAAAACAGCCGAACTACAAACAATTAAACAAAACACCGTCGACTTCATCGGTTTAAATTACTATTCGCGCACGCTCGTAAAACCTTACACAGGCGGCGAAACCCAGCTACAATTTAACCACAGCGGTAAAAAAGGCGAAAGTAAAGTTCTTATAAAAAACTGGTTCGAACAAGTGAAAGATCCTGCCAACGAAACAACCGAATGGGATACAGAAATTTATCCAAAAGGCTTACAAGATGGCTTAATCGAGGCTTACGAACGCTATCAATTACCACTTTATGTGACAGAAAATGGCATTGGTGTTCGCGAAGATGTTTCGGTTTCGCAAGTAGATGATGCCTACCGAATCGCTTTTATGAATGACCATATTAACGCTATTTTTAACGCCATCGATGCTGGTTGTGACGTTCGCGGCTACTACGCTTGGTCCCCGTTCGACCTATACTCTTGGAAAAATGGTGTCGAAAAGCGTTACGGACTTGTTGCAGTTGATTTCGAAAACAACCAAATCAGAAAACCAAAAGCATCTTACTACTGGTTCAAAGAAATGATTGAAAGTCAGGGAAAACTCATCAAACGGAGAGAATTTTAA